One genomic region from Tripterygium wilfordii isolate XIE 37 chromosome 20, ASM1340144v1, whole genome shotgun sequence encodes:
- the LOC119986959 gene encoding flavonol 3-O-glucosyltransferase UGT89B1-like, translating into MSSTKTGSHILLYPFFASGHIISLLDFTHHLLSRGLTVTVIVKPNNLPLLHPFKNTSSLQPLVLPGAGPPPPNKLPILSFIRFMRDVHYPLIVNWFRSHESPPVAILADYFLGWSQQLATELAIKHIMTFAKCPWWQIDRLHKDYESGDPDWELLRESWLAVYASWGIVFNSFSELEQLYIDYMKTELGHQRVWAVGPVLSLDKDVVGYANRGGSSSVPFHELMAWLDSGKEKSVLYVCFGSVVTLTVKQMREVASSLELSRVPFVWCVRNPSNNEQVTDDYNTILKGLEERVEKGRGFVIKGWAPQLAILRHKAVGAFLTNCGWNSALEGLMTGVLLLTWPMFADQYTNAELVIDQLGLGIRVAEGERKLPEPSELARILDESMKEENIPERVKAREIKEAAVKALKGGSSDKYLDDLVKNLNELSLAANKV; encoded by the exons CCACCACCTACTCAGCCGTGGCCTCACCGTCACAGTCATAGTCAAACCAAACAACCTCCCTCTTCTCCACCCATTTAAAAACACTTCCTCTCTCCAACCACTGGTCCTCCCCGGAGCGGGACCTCCGCCCCCTAACAAACTCCCAATTTTATCGTTTATCCGTTTCATGCGCGATGTCCACTACCCTCTCATTGTCAATTGGTTTCGATCTCACGAATCGCCTCCCGTTGCAATTCTAGCCGATTATTTCTTGGGATGGTCCCAACAATTGGCTACTGAGCTTGCCATCAAGCACATC ATGACTTTTGCAAAATGCCCCTGGTGGCAAATTGATCGCCTCCATAAAGACTACGAGTCTGGAGACCCAGATTGGGAACTCCTGAGGGAGAGCTGGCTGGCTGTTTACGCGAGTTGGGGAATCGTTTTCAACTCGTTCTCCGAGTTGGAGCAACTCTACATCGATTACATGAAAACCGAACTAGGTCACCAACGCGTTTGGGCGGTGGGACCGGTGTTGTCTCTAGATAAGGACGTGGTGGGGTATGCCAATCGTGGTGGTTCAAGCTCCGTGCCATTTCACGAGTTGATGGCGTGGCTCGACTCGGGAAAGGAGAAGTCCGTCTTATACGTTTGTTTCGGAAGCGTGGTGACCCTCACAGTTAAGCAAATGAGGGAGGTGGCATCGAGCCTTGAACTCAGTCGGGTCCCTTTCGTCTGGTGCGTGAGGAATCCATCGAACAATGAACAAGTGACAGATGATTATAATACGATTCTTAAAGGATTGGAGGAGCGTGTGGAGAAAGGTAGGGGATTTGTGATTAAAGGGTGGGCGCCCCAGTTGGCGATATTGAGACACAAAGCAGTTGGCGCCTTCTTAACTAACTGCGGCTGGAACTCCGCATTAGAAGGCCTGATGACAGGAGTCTTGTTGCTGACGTGGCCTATGTTTGCTGACCAATACACCAATGCAGAGCTAGTGATTGATCAACTGGGTCTGGGGATTAGAGTTGCTGAGGGCGAACGTAAGCTACCTGAGCCGTCCGAGTTGGCTCGGATATTGGACGAGTCAATGAAGGAGGAGAATATACCAGAAAGGGTGAAAGCCAGAGAGATAAAAGAAGCAGCTGTGAAAGCACTCAAAGGAGGCAGCTCGGACAAATATCTGGACGACCTAGTCAAGAATCTTAATGAGCTTAGCCTCGCAGCCAACAAAGTTTAA